A region of Esox lucius isolate fEsoLuc1 chromosome 3, fEsoLuc1.pri, whole genome shotgun sequence DNA encodes the following proteins:
- the LOC105020742 gene encoding transcriptional repressor p66 alpha isoform X3 — translation MSEEAVRQTRSQKRAMGKEVPSPDSEAHPNESDSKKPKLDRAEARAPDLDDLSSAIPDPQPETTNNDLDQVKSVVKAPELPRLRLPLELSSQLAKEPDQDLAPKRSEPSLDLRTERNDPSEGVRVKSEVPLDGQNWAVWSEPKVASDTMPATEVKATIKVEVQSREQALDMSTSRGAVKREKRPPSPDDDVIVLSDNDSCSPPLNGLNHFKELDTDLLMKSSPEERDCIIKQLKDELRLEEAKLVLLKKLRQSQIQKDTLQKPSGLSGSAPPSLIRASNPASKGSQQVASSRSSGTVIPPPLVRGGQQISSKHGSHNSQIIMPPLVRGAQIQSLRQQQQQSGTGSGGSGPPPLLLAPRANVSGSQAQRGLMQSGLIRVGNVNNASLLVNISQASPTNMKGSPMTSQSGNSSVSVVNVNDSPAARQAAAKLALRKQLEKTLLEIPPPKPPTPELNFLPSAANNEFIYLVGLEDVVQNLLDSMMRAKTGMPPVKPAVKEPFTCTQCSTDFTCRWRQDKAKGGAILCADCMSSNQKKALKAEHTNRLKAAFVKALQQEQEIEQRILQQSASPVSHATPSSSSSSVKVEHLVSQQLKQAQARAASLQHSRGQSIARHHSTNIKQSPLGQLSRGGVPSVGVRGVSHSFSSSSQLQSAVAAAALVSRPGKHAHVRPATQSSKGSSSGNSSSGSVQATAWRKQNNINTGVTMAYVNPSLSVHKTSSTVDPRQREYLLDMIPSRSISQTANTWK, via the exons ATGTCTGAGGAGGCTGTTCGTCAGACGCGCAGCCAGAAGAGGGCAATGGGGAAGGAGGTCCCGTCCCCTGATTCTGAAGCCCATCCCAATGAGTCAGACAGCAAGAAGCCCAAACTAGACCGGGCTGAGGCTAGAGCTCCGGACCTGGATGATCTGAGCTCAGCTATTCCAGACCCACAGCCTGAAACCACAAACAATGACCTGGACCAGGTGAAATCTGTGGTGAAAGCCCCGGAACTACCCCGGTTAAGATTACCATTAGAGTTATCGTCCCAGCTGGCGAAGGAGCCAGACCAGGACCTGGCCCCAAAACGGTCAGAACCAAGCTTAGACCTCCGGACTGAGCGGAATGATCCCAGCGAAGGGGTCAGGGTGAAGAGTGAGGTTCCTCTAGATGGGCAGAACTGGGCCGTGTGGTCAGAACCAAAGGTGGCCAGTGATACGATGCCAGCAACAGAGGTGAAGGCTACCATTAAAGTGGAGGTCCAGTCAAGAGAGCAGGCGCTGGACATGAGCACCTCTAGAGG TGCCGTAAAAAGAGAGAAGCGCCCCCCATCCCCAGATGATGATGTCATTGTTCTTTCGGATAACGACTCCTGCAGTCCACCATTGAATGGCTTGAACCACTTCAAGGAACTGGACACAGACCTACTAATG aagagCAGTCCAGAGGAGAGGGACTGCATCATAAAGCAGCTGAAGGATGAACTGAGGCTGGAGGAAGCCAAGCTGGTCTTATTGAAGAAACTGCGACAGAGCCAGATACAGAAAGACACACTGCAGAAG CCCTCAGGATTGTCGGGTTCTGCGCCTCCATCTCTGATCCGGGCATCCAACCCAGCCAGTAAAGGCTCCCAGCAG GTGGCGTCAAGCAGGAGTTCAGGCACTgtcattcctcctcctctggtGAGGGGCGGGCAGCAGATCTCGTCCAAACATGGCTCCCACAATTCCCAGATTATCATGCCACCACTAGTCAGAGGAGCACAG ATCCAGTCTCTCcggcagcaacagcagcagtcaGGAACTGGCTCTGGGGGTTCCGGCCCCCCTCCCCTGCTGCTGGCCCCCAGGGCCAATGTGTCTGGCTCCCAGGCACAGAGAGGCCTCATGCAGTCAGGCCTCATCAGAGTGGGGAATGTCAACAATGCCAGTCTGCTAGTCAATATCTCACAG GCCTCCCCAACCAACATGAAGGGTTCTCCTATGACCTCTCAGTCCGGAAACAGCAGCGTGTCTGTAGTCAATGTCAACGACTCTCCTGCTGCCCGTCAGGCCGCAGCTAAGCTAGCCCTGCGCAAGCAGCTGGAAAAGACCCTCCTGGAGATCCCTCCACCTAAACCCCCAACTCCAGAGCTCAACTTCCTGCCCTCTGCAGCCAACAACGAATTCATCTACCTGGTAGGACTGGAGGATGTGGTGCAGAACCTGCTGGACTCCATGATGAGAG CTAAAACAGGCATGCCCCCTGTCAAGCCTGCTGTCAAGGAGCCCTTTACCTGCACTCAGTGCAGTACCGACTTCACCTGCCGCTGGAGGCAAGACAAAGCCAAGGGTGGGGCCATCCTCTGTGCGGACTGCATGTCCTCCAATCAGAAGAAGGCCCTGAAGGCTGAGCACACCAATAGGCTGAAGGCTGCATTCGTCAAGGCCCTGCAGCAGGAACAGGAGATAGAGCAGCGGATTCTTCAGCAGTCTGCCTCCCCCGTCTCTCACGCcaccccttcctcctcctcatcgtCGGTGAAGGTGGAACATCTGGTGTCCCAGCAGTTGAAGCAGGCCCAGGCCAGGGCCGCCTCTTTGCAGCACAGCCGAGGACAGAGCATCGCACGCCACCACTCCACCAACATCAAACAG AGCCCCCTGGGCCAGCTGTCCCGTGGCGGTGTCCCATCggtgggggtgaggggggtgtcccactccttctcctcctcctcccagctGCAGAGTGCCGTGGCCGCTGCGGCCTTGGTCAGTCGGCCAGGTAAGCATGCCCATGTGCGCCCCGCTACCCAGAGTTCAAAGGGCAGCTCCAGTGGAAACAGCAGCAGCGGTAGTGTCCAGGCCACTGCATGGAGGAAGCAGAACAACATCAACACAG GTGTGACTATGGCCTATGTGaaccccagtctgtcagtccACAAGACGTCATCCACAGTGGATCCTCGTCAGAGAGAGTACCTACTGGACATGATCCCCTCACGCTCCATCTCCCAAACAGCTAATACATGGAAATAA
- the LOC105020742 gene encoding transcriptional repressor p66 alpha isoform X4, with amino-acid sequence MSEEAVRQTRSQKRAMGKEVPSPDSEAHPNESDSKKPKLDRAEARAPDLDDLSSAIPDPQPETTNNDLDQVKSVVKAPELPRLRLPLELSSQLAKEPDQDLAPKRSEPSLDLRTERNDPSEGVRVKSEVPLDGQNWAVWSEPKVASDTMPATEVKATIKVEVQSREQALDMSTSRGAVKREKRPPSPDDDVIVLSDNDSCSPPLNGLNHFKELDTDLLMKSSPEERDCIIKQLKDELRLEEAKLVLLKKLRQSQIQKDTLQKPSGLSGSAPPSLIRASNPASKGSQQVASSRSSGTVIPPPLVRGGQQISSKHGSHNSQIIMPPLVRGAQPIAVSPQQIQSLRQQQQQSGTGSGGSGPPPLLLAPRANVSGSQAQRGLMQSGLIRVGNVNNASLLVNISQASPTNMKGSPMTSQSGNSSVSVVNVNDSPAARQAAAKLALRKQLEKTLLEIPPPKPPTPELNFLPSAANNEFIYLVGLEDVVQNLLDSMMRAKTGMPPVKPAVKEPFTCTQCSTDFTCRWRQDKAKGGAILCADCMSSNQKKALKAEHTNRLKAAFVKALQQEQEIEQRILQQSASPVSHATPSSSSSSVKVEHLVSQQLKQAQARAASLQHSRGQSIARHHSTNIKQSPLGQLSRGGVPSVGVRGVSHSFSSSSQLQSAVAAAALVSRPGVTMAYVNPSLSVHKTSSTVDPRQREYLLDMIPSRSISQTANTWK; translated from the exons ATGTCTGAGGAGGCTGTTCGTCAGACGCGCAGCCAGAAGAGGGCAATGGGGAAGGAGGTCCCGTCCCCTGATTCTGAAGCCCATCCCAATGAGTCAGACAGCAAGAAGCCCAAACTAGACCGGGCTGAGGCTAGAGCTCCGGACCTGGATGATCTGAGCTCAGCTATTCCAGACCCACAGCCTGAAACCACAAACAATGACCTGGACCAGGTGAAATCTGTGGTGAAAGCCCCGGAACTACCCCGGTTAAGATTACCATTAGAGTTATCGTCCCAGCTGGCGAAGGAGCCAGACCAGGACCTGGCCCCAAAACGGTCAGAACCAAGCTTAGACCTCCGGACTGAGCGGAATGATCCCAGCGAAGGGGTCAGGGTGAAGAGTGAGGTTCCTCTAGATGGGCAGAACTGGGCCGTGTGGTCAGAACCAAAGGTGGCCAGTGATACGATGCCAGCAACAGAGGTGAAGGCTACCATTAAAGTGGAGGTCCAGTCAAGAGAGCAGGCGCTGGACATGAGCACCTCTAGAGG TGCCGTAAAAAGAGAGAAGCGCCCCCCATCCCCAGATGATGATGTCATTGTTCTTTCGGATAACGACTCCTGCAGTCCACCATTGAATGGCTTGAACCACTTCAAGGAACTGGACACAGACCTACTAATG aagagCAGTCCAGAGGAGAGGGACTGCATCATAAAGCAGCTGAAGGATGAACTGAGGCTGGAGGAAGCCAAGCTGGTCTTATTGAAGAAACTGCGACAGAGCCAGATACAGAAAGACACACTGCAGAAG CCCTCAGGATTGTCGGGTTCTGCGCCTCCATCTCTGATCCGGGCATCCAACCCAGCCAGTAAAGGCTCCCAGCAG GTGGCGTCAAGCAGGAGTTCAGGCACTgtcattcctcctcctctggtGAGGGGCGGGCAGCAGATCTCGTCCAAACATGGCTCCCACAATTCCCAGATTATCATGCCACCACTAGTCAGAGGAGCACAG CCAATCGCTGTGTCTCCCCAGCAGATCCAGTCTCTCcggcagcaacagcagcagtcaGGAACTGGCTCTGGGGGTTCCGGCCCCCCTCCCCTGCTGCTGGCCCCCAGGGCCAATGTGTCTGGCTCCCAGGCACAGAGAGGCCTCATGCAGTCAGGCCTCATCAGAGTGGGGAATGTCAACAATGCCAGTCTGCTAGTCAATATCTCACAG GCCTCCCCAACCAACATGAAGGGTTCTCCTATGACCTCTCAGTCCGGAAACAGCAGCGTGTCTGTAGTCAATGTCAACGACTCTCCTGCTGCCCGTCAGGCCGCAGCTAAGCTAGCCCTGCGCAAGCAGCTGGAAAAGACCCTCCTGGAGATCCCTCCACCTAAACCCCCAACTCCAGAGCTCAACTTCCTGCCCTCTGCAGCCAACAACGAATTCATCTACCTGGTAGGACTGGAGGATGTGGTGCAGAACCTGCTGGACTCCATGATGAGAG CTAAAACAGGCATGCCCCCTGTCAAGCCTGCTGTCAAGGAGCCCTTTACCTGCACTCAGTGCAGTACCGACTTCACCTGCCGCTGGAGGCAAGACAAAGCCAAGGGTGGGGCCATCCTCTGTGCGGACTGCATGTCCTCCAATCAGAAGAAGGCCCTGAAGGCTGAGCACACCAATAGGCTGAAGGCTGCATTCGTCAAGGCCCTGCAGCAGGAACAGGAGATAGAGCAGCGGATTCTTCAGCAGTCTGCCTCCCCCGTCTCTCACGCcaccccttcctcctcctcatcgtCGGTGAAGGTGGAACATCTGGTGTCCCAGCAGTTGAAGCAGGCCCAGGCCAGGGCCGCCTCTTTGCAGCACAGCCGAGGACAGAGCATCGCACGCCACCACTCCACCAACATCAAACAG AGCCCCCTGGGCCAGCTGTCCCGTGGCGGTGTCCCATCggtgggggtgaggggggtgtcccactccttctcctcctcctcccagctGCAGAGTGCCGTGGCCGCTGCGGCCTTGGTCAGTCGGCCAG GTGTGACTATGGCCTATGTGaaccccagtctgtcagtccACAAGACGTCATCCACAGTGGATCCTCGTCAGAGAGAGTACCTACTGGACATGATCCCCTCACGCTCCATCTCCCAAACAGCTAATACATGGAAATAA
- the LOC105020742 gene encoding transcriptional repressor p66 alpha isoform X1 yields the protein MSEEAVRQTRSQKRAMGKEVPSPDSEAHPNESDSKKPKLDRAEARAPDLDDLSSAIPDPQPETTNNDLDQVKSVVKAPELPRLRLPLELSSQLAKEPDQDLAPKRSEPSLDLRTERNDPSEGVRVKSEVPLDGQNWAVWSEPKVASDTMPATEVKATIKVEVQSREQALDMSTSRGAVKREKRPPSPDDDVIVLSDNDSCSPPLNGLNHFKELDTDLLMKSSPEERDCIIKQLKDELRLEEAKLVLLKKLRQSQIQKDTLQKPSGLSGSAPPSLIRASNPASKGSQQVASSRSSGTVIPPPLVRGGQQISSKHGSHNSQIIMPPLVRGAQPIAVSPQQIQSLRQQQQQSGTGSGGSGPPPLLLAPRANVSGSQAQRGLMQSGLIRVGNVNNASLLVNISQASPTNMKGSPMTSQSGNSSVSVVNVNDSPAARQAAAKLALRKQLEKTLLEIPPPKPPTPELNFLPSAANNEFIYLVGLEDVVQNLLDSMMRAKTGMPPVKPAVKEPFTCTQCSTDFTCRWRQDKAKGGAILCADCMSSNQKKALKAEHTNRLKAAFVKALQQEQEIEQRILQQSASPVSHATPSSSSSSVKVEHLVSQQLKQAQARAASLQHSRGQSIARHHSTNIKQSPLGQLSRGGVPSVGVRGVSHSFSSSSQLQSAVAAAALVSRPGKHAHVRPATQSSKGSSSGNSSSGSVQATAWRKQNNINTGVTMAYVNPSLSVHKTSSTVDPRQREYLLDMIPSRSISQTANTWK from the exons ATGTCTGAGGAGGCTGTTCGTCAGACGCGCAGCCAGAAGAGGGCAATGGGGAAGGAGGTCCCGTCCCCTGATTCTGAAGCCCATCCCAATGAGTCAGACAGCAAGAAGCCCAAACTAGACCGGGCTGAGGCTAGAGCTCCGGACCTGGATGATCTGAGCTCAGCTATTCCAGACCCACAGCCTGAAACCACAAACAATGACCTGGACCAGGTGAAATCTGTGGTGAAAGCCCCGGAACTACCCCGGTTAAGATTACCATTAGAGTTATCGTCCCAGCTGGCGAAGGAGCCAGACCAGGACCTGGCCCCAAAACGGTCAGAACCAAGCTTAGACCTCCGGACTGAGCGGAATGATCCCAGCGAAGGGGTCAGGGTGAAGAGTGAGGTTCCTCTAGATGGGCAGAACTGGGCCGTGTGGTCAGAACCAAAGGTGGCCAGTGATACGATGCCAGCAACAGAGGTGAAGGCTACCATTAAAGTGGAGGTCCAGTCAAGAGAGCAGGCGCTGGACATGAGCACCTCTAGAGG TGCCGTAAAAAGAGAGAAGCGCCCCCCATCCCCAGATGATGATGTCATTGTTCTTTCGGATAACGACTCCTGCAGTCCACCATTGAATGGCTTGAACCACTTCAAGGAACTGGACACAGACCTACTAATG aagagCAGTCCAGAGGAGAGGGACTGCATCATAAAGCAGCTGAAGGATGAACTGAGGCTGGAGGAAGCCAAGCTGGTCTTATTGAAGAAACTGCGACAGAGCCAGATACAGAAAGACACACTGCAGAAG CCCTCAGGATTGTCGGGTTCTGCGCCTCCATCTCTGATCCGGGCATCCAACCCAGCCAGTAAAGGCTCCCAGCAG GTGGCGTCAAGCAGGAGTTCAGGCACTgtcattcctcctcctctggtGAGGGGCGGGCAGCAGATCTCGTCCAAACATGGCTCCCACAATTCCCAGATTATCATGCCACCACTAGTCAGAGGAGCACAG CCAATCGCTGTGTCTCCCCAGCAGATCCAGTCTCTCcggcagcaacagcagcagtcaGGAACTGGCTCTGGGGGTTCCGGCCCCCCTCCCCTGCTGCTGGCCCCCAGGGCCAATGTGTCTGGCTCCCAGGCACAGAGAGGCCTCATGCAGTCAGGCCTCATCAGAGTGGGGAATGTCAACAATGCCAGTCTGCTAGTCAATATCTCACAG GCCTCCCCAACCAACATGAAGGGTTCTCCTATGACCTCTCAGTCCGGAAACAGCAGCGTGTCTGTAGTCAATGTCAACGACTCTCCTGCTGCCCGTCAGGCCGCAGCTAAGCTAGCCCTGCGCAAGCAGCTGGAAAAGACCCTCCTGGAGATCCCTCCACCTAAACCCCCAACTCCAGAGCTCAACTTCCTGCCCTCTGCAGCCAACAACGAATTCATCTACCTGGTAGGACTGGAGGATGTGGTGCAGAACCTGCTGGACTCCATGATGAGAG CTAAAACAGGCATGCCCCCTGTCAAGCCTGCTGTCAAGGAGCCCTTTACCTGCACTCAGTGCAGTACCGACTTCACCTGCCGCTGGAGGCAAGACAAAGCCAAGGGTGGGGCCATCCTCTGTGCGGACTGCATGTCCTCCAATCAGAAGAAGGCCCTGAAGGCTGAGCACACCAATAGGCTGAAGGCTGCATTCGTCAAGGCCCTGCAGCAGGAACAGGAGATAGAGCAGCGGATTCTTCAGCAGTCTGCCTCCCCCGTCTCTCACGCcaccccttcctcctcctcatcgtCGGTGAAGGTGGAACATCTGGTGTCCCAGCAGTTGAAGCAGGCCCAGGCCAGGGCCGCCTCTTTGCAGCACAGCCGAGGACAGAGCATCGCACGCCACCACTCCACCAACATCAAACAG AGCCCCCTGGGCCAGCTGTCCCGTGGCGGTGTCCCATCggtgggggtgaggggggtgtcccactccttctcctcctcctcccagctGCAGAGTGCCGTGGCCGCTGCGGCCTTGGTCAGTCGGCCAGGTAAGCATGCCCATGTGCGCCCCGCTACCCAGAGTTCAAAGGGCAGCTCCAGTGGAAACAGCAGCAGCGGTAGTGTCCAGGCCACTGCATGGAGGAAGCAGAACAACATCAACACAG GTGTGACTATGGCCTATGTGaaccccagtctgtcagtccACAAGACGTCATCCACAGTGGATCCTCGTCAGAGAGAGTACCTACTGGACATGATCCCCTCACGCTCCATCTCCCAAACAGCTAATACATGGAAATAA
- the LOC105020742 gene encoding transcriptional repressor p66-alpha isoform X2 → MSEEAVRQTRSQKRAMGKEVPSPDSEAHPNESDSKKPKLDRAEARAPDLDDLSSAIPDPQPETTNNDLDQVKSVVKAPELPRLRLPLELSSQLAKEPDQDLAPKRSEPSLDLRTERNDPSEGVRVKSEVPLDGQNWAVWSEPKVASDTMPATEVKATIKVEVQSREQALDMSTSRGAVKREKRPPSPDDDVIVLSDNDSCSPPLNGLNHFKELDTDLLMKSSPEERDCIIKQLKDELRLEEAKLVLLKKLRQSQIQKDTLQKPSGLSGSAPPSLIRASNPASKGSQQVASSRSSGTVIPPPLVRGGQQISSKHGSHNSQIIMPPLVRGAQQIQSLRQQQQQSGTGSGGSGPPPLLLAPRANVSGSQAQRGLMQSGLIRVGNVNNASLLVNISQASPTNMKGSPMTSQSGNSSVSVVNVNDSPAARQAAAKLALRKQLEKTLLEIPPPKPPTPELNFLPSAANNEFIYLVGLEDVVQNLLDSMMRAKTGMPPVKPAVKEPFTCTQCSTDFTCRWRQDKAKGGAILCADCMSSNQKKALKAEHTNRLKAAFVKALQQEQEIEQRILQQSASPVSHATPSSSSSSVKVEHLVSQQLKQAQARAASLQHSRGQSIARHHSTNIKQSPLGQLSRGGVPSVGVRGVSHSFSSSSQLQSAVAAAALVSRPGKHAHVRPATQSSKGSSSGNSSSGSVQATAWRKQNNINTGVTMAYVNPSLSVHKTSSTVDPRQREYLLDMIPSRSISQTANTWK, encoded by the exons ATGTCTGAGGAGGCTGTTCGTCAGACGCGCAGCCAGAAGAGGGCAATGGGGAAGGAGGTCCCGTCCCCTGATTCTGAAGCCCATCCCAATGAGTCAGACAGCAAGAAGCCCAAACTAGACCGGGCTGAGGCTAGAGCTCCGGACCTGGATGATCTGAGCTCAGCTATTCCAGACCCACAGCCTGAAACCACAAACAATGACCTGGACCAGGTGAAATCTGTGGTGAAAGCCCCGGAACTACCCCGGTTAAGATTACCATTAGAGTTATCGTCCCAGCTGGCGAAGGAGCCAGACCAGGACCTGGCCCCAAAACGGTCAGAACCAAGCTTAGACCTCCGGACTGAGCGGAATGATCCCAGCGAAGGGGTCAGGGTGAAGAGTGAGGTTCCTCTAGATGGGCAGAACTGGGCCGTGTGGTCAGAACCAAAGGTGGCCAGTGATACGATGCCAGCAACAGAGGTGAAGGCTACCATTAAAGTGGAGGTCCAGTCAAGAGAGCAGGCGCTGGACATGAGCACCTCTAGAGG TGCCGTAAAAAGAGAGAAGCGCCCCCCATCCCCAGATGATGATGTCATTGTTCTTTCGGATAACGACTCCTGCAGTCCACCATTGAATGGCTTGAACCACTTCAAGGAACTGGACACAGACCTACTAATG aagagCAGTCCAGAGGAGAGGGACTGCATCATAAAGCAGCTGAAGGATGAACTGAGGCTGGAGGAAGCCAAGCTGGTCTTATTGAAGAAACTGCGACAGAGCCAGATACAGAAAGACACACTGCAGAAG CCCTCAGGATTGTCGGGTTCTGCGCCTCCATCTCTGATCCGGGCATCCAACCCAGCCAGTAAAGGCTCCCAGCAG GTGGCGTCAAGCAGGAGTTCAGGCACTgtcattcctcctcctctggtGAGGGGCGGGCAGCAGATCTCGTCCAAACATGGCTCCCACAATTCCCAGATTATCATGCCACCACTAGTCAGAGGAGCACAG CAGATCCAGTCTCTCcggcagcaacagcagcagtcaGGAACTGGCTCTGGGGGTTCCGGCCCCCCTCCCCTGCTGCTGGCCCCCAGGGCCAATGTGTCTGGCTCCCAGGCACAGAGAGGCCTCATGCAGTCAGGCCTCATCAGAGTGGGGAATGTCAACAATGCCAGTCTGCTAGTCAATATCTCACAG GCCTCCCCAACCAACATGAAGGGTTCTCCTATGACCTCTCAGTCCGGAAACAGCAGCGTGTCTGTAGTCAATGTCAACGACTCTCCTGCTGCCCGTCAGGCCGCAGCTAAGCTAGCCCTGCGCAAGCAGCTGGAAAAGACCCTCCTGGAGATCCCTCCACCTAAACCCCCAACTCCAGAGCTCAACTTCCTGCCCTCTGCAGCCAACAACGAATTCATCTACCTGGTAGGACTGGAGGATGTGGTGCAGAACCTGCTGGACTCCATGATGAGAG CTAAAACAGGCATGCCCCCTGTCAAGCCTGCTGTCAAGGAGCCCTTTACCTGCACTCAGTGCAGTACCGACTTCACCTGCCGCTGGAGGCAAGACAAAGCCAAGGGTGGGGCCATCCTCTGTGCGGACTGCATGTCCTCCAATCAGAAGAAGGCCCTGAAGGCTGAGCACACCAATAGGCTGAAGGCTGCATTCGTCAAGGCCCTGCAGCAGGAACAGGAGATAGAGCAGCGGATTCTTCAGCAGTCTGCCTCCCCCGTCTCTCACGCcaccccttcctcctcctcatcgtCGGTGAAGGTGGAACATCTGGTGTCCCAGCAGTTGAAGCAGGCCCAGGCCAGGGCCGCCTCTTTGCAGCACAGCCGAGGACAGAGCATCGCACGCCACCACTCCACCAACATCAAACAG AGCCCCCTGGGCCAGCTGTCCCGTGGCGGTGTCCCATCggtgggggtgaggggggtgtcccactccttctcctcctcctcccagctGCAGAGTGCCGTGGCCGCTGCGGCCTTGGTCAGTCGGCCAGGTAAGCATGCCCATGTGCGCCCCGCTACCCAGAGTTCAAAGGGCAGCTCCAGTGGAAACAGCAGCAGCGGTAGTGTCCAGGCCACTGCATGGAGGAAGCAGAACAACATCAACACAG GTGTGACTATGGCCTATGTGaaccccagtctgtcagtccACAAGACGTCATCCACAGTGGATCCTCGTCAGAGAGAGTACCTACTGGACATGATCCCCTCACGCTCCATCTCCCAAACAGCTAATACATGGAAATAA